In Chloroflexota bacterium, the genomic window GTAGCCTATATCAGCAGTGGTTTTCTGCGGGTGCTGATCTCGACGTTAAAATCTGTCAAGCGCTGGAACCGGGGCAATATTCATCTTGCCGGCATGTCCCCTCGCATCAGGGATGTCTTCGATCTGGCCGGACTGCTGCCCCTGTTTCAGGTTTACGACACGGTACCAGAAGCGGTCGGCGACTGGTAAACGCCAACGGTGTGGTTGGCCTAAGAGACCGTAGGGCGTTGTTGCCCGGACAGACCGCCAGTCCAGCGACGTGGAGGCCAAAAGGAGGGCTCCGGATACTGGGTGGCGGTCCTTTGTTTTATGGAATTATTGCGGGAGTCAATCAATGGCGCGAACTGAGGACCTGGTCATCAGTAGCGATCTGGATCAATTGCCTCGGGTTCTCGATTTCGTGCGCGAGGCCTGTAGGCTTGCAGCCATGTCGAACGACGATGCATTTGCATGCGAACTGGCGGCAGATGAGGCATGTACCAATATCATGGAGCATGCCTACGGAAGTTCCGGCGATGGAAAGATTAGAATCCAGTGCAGGTGTGAGGAAGATCGATTTTTTCTTATCTTCAGGGATCGAGGCGAGCCCTTTGATCCAGCCTTGGTCAAGGAACCAAACCTGGGCAGCGACCTGATGGAACGGGAAGTTGGGGGACTTGGATTGCATTTCATACGCAGCCTGATGGATGAAATCAGTTTCGAGTTCAATGAACTTGAGGGAAATACGCTCATCATGGTCAAGAGATTGGGGCCAGGCACTTAGGCCACGTACCGGTCAACCCCACACCTGGGCCTTCTTTGGCACGCTGCTGCCCGCCCTTTCAGGCTGACTATGACGACATCTTCTAACACGATATCTTTGGACCCAGAACCGAATCAACAGAACCTTTATCTGGCCGAACTCTCCGCGCTGACTGAGGCGGGGCTGGCTATTCTTCGGTCCCAGCTTGATATCGATGGACTCTGTGAGCTCGTATACGAGCACGTTGCCCGGGTCGTCGATGTCCAGGGATTCCATCTCGGTCTGTTTGAGAAAGAGAATTTCGATATCAAGGTATGGGTGCAGGAAGGGCAGCGGCGTAGTCCTGTTTCCTTTCCTTTGGCGGAAAACGAGGGGATCATCGGGTGGATGCGAAGCAGCCAGCAGGCGCTTCTCGTTCGCGATTTCGATTCCGAAATGGAAGGCCTGCCTGCCCGGCCAAGCTATCAGGCGCAAAAACCGCCTCGCTCAGCCATGTTTGTGCCACTGGTTGCCGGCGATCGAGTGGTTGGCACCATGTCGGTTCAGCATCCCAACCCCAACGCTTACAGCGATGACGATCTGGAAATCCTGGGCATCATCGCCAACCAGGCGGCCAGCGCCATAGTCAACGCGCGACTGTTTGAAACCGTCCAAAACCGAGCCGAGCAACTGGAAGCTATTGGGGAGGTAGCCCGCACCATAACCGCCGTGCTGGACCTGGACGAACTGCTTACCACCGTGGTTGAGTTGGTTCGTGAACGGTTTAGCTACTATCACGTCCAAATCTTCCTGGTAGAGGATGAATCCCATCGGGCGATTTTCCGTGCAAGCAGCGGCCATAATCTCAATAAACTGTGGCTGGAGCAGGGGCGCAGCCAACCGTTTGGCGAGGGAATCATCGGCTGGGTGGCCGAAACGGGCCAACCTCTTGTGTCCAATGATGTGACGACGGAGCCTCGCTATATCGCCGACGATCCGCGATTGCTGCCCGGTACCCAGTCCGAACTGGCAGTTCCCCTCAAAATCGAGGACAGGGTAATCGGTGTTTTGGATGTTCAGAGTACAGCGCTGGATGCCTTTGGGCAGGACGACTTGTTTGTATTTGACGCTCTGGCCAACCAGGTGGCGGTGGCTGTGGACGCGGCCTGGTCGTATCGTGCCCAGCAGGAGGAGGCCTGGATTACTACCGTGCTTCTCCAGGTGGCAGAGGCCGCCAACCAGGTCGAGACCCTGGATGATGTTCTGGGCAGCGTTACACGGCTCGTGCCAATGTTGACAGGCGTCAGTAGCTGCGCCGTCTGGCTTAAAAACGAGGAGTTGGACGAGCCTGTGTTGGCTGCAGCTCATGGCTTCGAGACACCCTGGCAGGAGGTCAGTGAGTCGTTGCGCTTCGATACATCGGAGGATACCGAGCCATTTCTCGTGTTGTTGCGGCAGAGGGGCCAATCCCTTGAGCTTTCGATCGACGATGACTTTCTATTGCCACGGGAATTGCGCCAGGCGCTTCCGGGTGACAAAGTGGTCCTGCTGCCCTTGCTGGCCCAGAATCAACAGATTGGTGCCCTGATGGTCAGTCTCGATAGTCAGGAGGTGCCGATCCGCCTGCATGGTAAACGCCTTGCCATGTTGTCTGGCATTGCCAATCAGGCCGCAGCAGCCATCGAAAGCGTGCGCCTGGCCTCGGCCCGGGAAGAGCAGGCGTGGATATCGTGGGCGTTGCTGGAGATTTCCCGCGCCATTGGCAATGCATCCTCCGTCGAGGAGATGCTGGATCACGTGGTGCGGCTGACGCCACTGCTCTCGGGAATCGACCGATGTGCCGTTCTATTGTGGGACCCTGAAGCGGAAGAATACTGGATTGCCAATGCATACTCAGGACGGGGCGTGTCACAGCCCAGTGTCCTGGAATGGCGGCTAAAACCGGGCGACTTCACCGCTCTCGATATGGCGATCGCTGAAAGACGCCTCCAGCGTGTTGACGATCCGGCCGATAGTGAGCTTGTGCCCTCTGCATGGAACGATCTGGTGGGCAGCAAGACCTTGATGGTGTTGCCGTTACTGGTTCAGGACCAGGTGTATGGCGCGCTCATGGTGGACGATATCGAGGTTCGCCACAAGATGAGCGAATATCGACAGGACATACTCGCGGGTATCAGCCAGCAGGTGGCTCTGTCTCTTGAAAACTTCCACCTTCAGAAACAGGAAGAGGAGCGCATACGATTGGGGCAGGAATTACAGGTGGCCCAATCCATCCAGGCCAGCTTCCTCCGGCAGGCGATACCTGTGATCCAGGGTTACGAACTGGCACACACCTGGCAGCCGGCCAACGAAGTAGGGGGAGACTTCTTCGACTTCATTCCACTTTCGGATGGACGGGTTGGTCTGCTCATGGCAGATGTTGCCGACAAAGGGGTGCCGGCAGCCCTGTTCATGGCGATCTCTCTCACATTGCTGCGAATATCGGCTCACAACTACCGGTCGCCGAAAGAGATGTTGGATCGGGCCAATCACCTGGTCCATGCCAACAACGATGCCGACATGTTTGTGACGACGTGGTATGGGATTCTGGATCCGGAGAAGCACCAGATCATCTATGCCAATGCCGGACACAGCCTGGCATTGCATGTACGGGCAAGTGATGGTGACATGCGTCAACTGAGACCGCCCGGCTTTCCACTGGGGATTCTGGAGAGCCTGGAGTCGCTCCAGGAGACAGCGACTCTGGCGCCGGGCGATCTTCTCGTGCTCTACACCGATGGTGTCGTCGATGCCCTGGATCCGGATGGTGACGAGTTCGGACAGGACCGTCTGGAGGGTGTGTTGTTTGGTCATCGACATGAGTCTGCTCAGCAAATTGTCGATGCAGTGGTAGCAGCTGTGCGGTCCCATGCCAGGGGTCATCCTTATACTGATGATCTCACGCTTGCTGTACTAAAGCACCTGGAGAACTGAGCTTTGAAGGTGAAATCGGGCGGAACTTGTGTTCGGCAGCCATCTGTGCTATAATGCCGTCATCTTGGCTGGGGTATACGCCCTGGTATTCCAGCGGTGCCTTGGCCCTTTTTTGTCCCAATGATTAAGGAGAGAAAATAGTGCCACTTAGTACGATAGAAAAAAACAGTATCACGAAGGAATACCAGGTACATCCTAGCGATACCGGTTCGCCTGAGGTTCAGGTTGCGCTGCTGACGCTGCGCATTAATCAGCTCATTGAGCACCTGAAGGCTCACAAACATGATGAGGCATCTCGCCGGGGATTGCTCAAGCTGGTTGGACAGCGGAGGCGCCACCTGGCCTATCTTAGCCACAAGGATCAGCAACGTTATCGTCTGCTGATCGAACGGCTCGGGTTACGGAAGTAGTGAGACGACAAGTCGGGTAGAAGGGGCAAGCAGCCTGGCTACCCGACCTGTTTTGTAAAGGTAAGACAGACAGATCAAATCATAATCGCACCTGCCACGCCGGCTCGATATCGAAGGGGGTTCAGGTATTGGGGAGTGTAGCTGATTTTCAGGCTTGCTGAAAAGCCAAGGCTTTTGGCAAGCAGTGACTCCGAAGATGCTCTGCTTCGGAACTCTCGGAAATACTCCCCAGTCCCTGACCTCTCCACCGAACTGGCACCCGCGACAGCGTATTTGTCGCGGGCCTGTCGCGTATGCAGCCCGGTTGGCACAGTGGGTTGGATGTTTTTGGTCTAAATCAAATGGTTTCGATGGTCTTAGGTAACATCGGGCCTCCAATCAAATTCATACCAAAGAGGTAAAGACTAACAAATGAGTATTCAAGAAATACAATACACCAGCCGGATCGGCGACCACGAGATCGTGGTTGAAACGGGCACCTTGGCCCAGCTGGCTGGCGGTGAAGTAACCATTAGCTCCGGAGATTCCGTACTGCTGGCAACGGCGACGGCCTCCAAAAAACCCCGCGAAGGGATCGATTTCTTCCCCCTTAGCGTTGACTTTGAGGAAAAACTCTATGCGGCTGGCCGCATTCCAGGGTCCTTCTTCCGGCGAGAGGGACGCCCTTCTGAAGGGGCGATTCTGACAGCTCGCCTGACCGACAGATCGTTGCGCCCTCTCTTCCCCAAGGGCATGCGCAACGAAGTGCAGGTCATCATCACCGCCTTGAGCTCCGACGGGGAAAACCTGTTGGATGTGTTGGCTATCAACGGAGCCTCCTGCGCGATGACCATCAGCAATGTCCCGTGGAATGGCCCGGTTGGTGCGGTTCGAGTCGGCTATATCGACGGCGAACTGGTTCTCAACCCCACCGCCTCCGAGATGAAAAACAGCACGATGGACTTGCGCGTCACCGGCACCGAAGACGCCATTCTGATGGTCGAGTCGGGTTCTGACGAAGTGCCCGAGGAACTGATCGTAGAGGCGCTGCGCTTCGCCCACGAGGGCATGCAGGACATCATCCAGATGCAAAATCGCATGCGGGATGACATCGGCAAAGCCAAATTCAGCTTCGAGGTTCCAGAGAGCAATACCGAACTGTTCGAGACTGTTGGGTCGCAGGTTGGTAGCCGGATGGAAGAGATATTGACTGGTGGCTATCTCAAGGAAGAACGCGGGGCCAAGCTGGGCGAGCTTCGCCTCGAGCTGGAAGAAACGCTGGGAGAGACCTACGAATCATCCGATATCGCCAAGGCATTTGATAGTCTGGTGAAGTTGGGCGTACGTGAATTGATTCTCAGCCAGGGGCTGCGACCGGACGGCCGCAAGAGCGACGAGATCCGATCGATCAGCTCGGCTGTAGGCATTCTGCCACGAACCCACGGCACCGGACTGTTTACCCGTGGTGAGACTCAGGTGTTGACCGTTGCCACCCTTGGCACGCCGCGGGAGGCCCAGGACCTGGACACCCTGGCGCCTGAGGATAGCAAACGCTATATTCACCACTATAACTTCCCGCCCTACTCAACAGGTGAGACCTGGTTCATGCGTGGACCCAAGCGCCGCGAGATTGGGCATGGTGCCCTGGCAGAACGGGCCTTGCTACCAATGATCCCGCCGCGGGAAGAATTCCCCTACACACTGCGTCTTGTGTCCGAATCGCTCAGTTCGAATGGTTCCACTTCCATGGCCTCGGTCTGCGGCAGCACCCTTGCCCTGATGGATGCCGGTGTGGCCATTCAGGCACCGGTTGCTGGTATCGCCATGGGGCTGATCAGCGATCAGGAAAACGGACGCTATGCGATCCTTTCCGATATTCAGGGTATGGAAGACCACCTGGGAGATATGGACTTCAAGGTGGCGGGCACCGAGCATGGCATTACTGCCCTGCAGATGGACATCAAGATTGCTGGCCTGACCACGGAAGTTATGGCAGAGGCCCTCGAGCAAGCTCGTCTGGGTCGTCTGTATATTCTGGGGAAGATGCTGGAAACCCTGCCCGAAGCCCGCGAGACGATGTCGCCATACGCACCGCGTATCATCACCCTGAAGATCGATCCAGAGAAGATCGGCAAGGTGATTGGACCCGGTGGCAAGATGATCCGGGCGCTTCAGGAAGAGTACGAGGTCAAAATCGACATCGACGATGACGGTCTGGTCTATGTGGCCGCTCCTGACGGCACCAAGATCCAGGGAGCAATTACCCAGATCGAGGCGCTGACCGAAGAGGCAGAGATCGGAAGGGTCTACACAGGCACGGTTGTCCGAACCGAGAATTACGGCGCCTTTGTGCAGATTTTGCCGGGCGTTGATGGCATGGTTCACATCTCGCAGCTTGCCGACTACCGTGCCCCGTCCGTTGAGGATGTGGTCAAGGTAGGTGATGAGGTCATGGTCATGGTGATCGACATCGATCCCTCCGGCAAGATCAAGCTGAGTCGCCAGGCGGTACTTGAGGGTTGGACGGCCGAGGAAGCTCGCCAGCGCGACCGTAAGGGTAGCTCCCGGGGTCGCTCTCGCTCTTCCGGCGGCGGCTATTCAGACTCCGGAAGGGGCTCGCAAGGAGATCGGCGCCCTCGCCGTCGTTAGACCATCAAGTGAAAGAGGTCCGACATCTGGGCTTCTTTTGAAGAGTAATCACTGCCTGATTCAGCCGTAAGGCCAGGAATTCCGCAGCCCAACGTGACCACTTTGATCGTGCATCGAAGCCGGTGAGGTAGTTGGGTTGGGCTCGGATCAACAGGCATCAAATCACAGGTTGTGGCAATAAAAAGTGTGTTTCAGGTATGAGCGAAGACAGAGAACGTAATGCCGGGCCGGTTGGCCTGAACCAGGAATTTGAGGCTGCCAGCAAAGAATCGGAGGACTATTCCTTCGGCGGTAACTACGAGTTGCCCGAAGAGCCCGTCACCGACGAAAAGATCCGGGCGAGTAGGCCCAGCAGGTTGCGAACAACCGGATACCTTGTCCGGGAGATAGCTGAAACTGTGGTGCCTGCCATCATCATCGCGCTGCTGATCCATGTTTTTCTTGCGCAGGCGACCCGGGTGTATGGGCAGAGTATGGAGCCCAATCTCCATACAGACATGCGGCTTGTCGTAGAGAAGATCTCCTACCGGTTGCATGGACCGGATCGGGGTGACATCGTAGTGCTCCGGCTTCGCCCGGGGGAAGAATTGTTGATCAAGCGGGTCATTGGGTTGCCGGGTGATGAGGTGGCGATTCATGATGGTGACGTTTTCATCAACGGTGAGCCCCTGGATGAACCCTATCTGAATCAAGAGACCCGCGGCAATCTGGCGTCGCGCGTCGTACCTCCGTTGCATGCATTTGTCATGGGAGACAACAGGCGTGCCAGCAACGATAGCCGGTCGTTTGGACCGGTGCACCTGGATAACATCATCGGGCGAGCCTGGTTTGCTTACTGGCCGCCTGACGTCGTCGGGTCACTGGATTGACCTGTCAAAGTCAGGTCGGGACCGTGTGATGACCGGAAAAAAGACAAGAATAGCAGCGTGACAGGTTGCCTGCCTGTCACGCTGTTTTAGTTGTACCCTTTTCTCCTCTTCTGCAACCTGTGGTAGGATATCAGGGACGACATATCTCTGGTGTACGCCTGTTTGACGGAGGCTGTCGAGACTTCAGGCGGTTCAGAGACGACACATTGTGGATCGTATTGCTATGACTGTGCGTTGGAGTTCCTTCACGAAGGGTGTTATGGTCGTCGGCCTGCTTCTGGCTGGCGTGTGGCTGCTCAACCGTTTCAACGCGCTCATTGCCCCCACGATCACGGCGTTGCTTGTTGCCTATCTCCTCAATCTTCCCGTCAACCTGCTAATCCGTAGAAGCGGTATATCTCGCACGTTGGCGACGGTTCTCGTTTTTTTGGTAGCCATCGTCTTGCTGGTCGCAGTGCCCGCGCTGCTTGGTCCACGCCTGGTGGATCAAGTTGTGGCGCTTCAGATTGACCTGCGAGGCGTGGAGTTGGGACTGCAGCATCTCTTCGCTGAACCGATCGAAATCCTGTCCGTTCGCATTGAACCCCAGACCCTCTTCGACCAGATAACCCGCACCCTGGGTGAACTGCTATCTCCGGTAGCTGGCGGCGCGCTGGCTGTGTTGGCCGGGGCTTTTC contains:
- a CDS encoding STAS domain-containing protein — translated: MSDTVVEHAQLKRCDLLTLHGRIDGSKAPAVEAELKEITDAGRYRFVIDLTDVAYISSGFLRVLISTLKSVKRWNRGNIHLAGMSPRIRDVFDLAGLLPLFQVYDTVPEAVGDW
- the lepB gene encoding signal peptidase I — translated: MSEDRERNAGPVGLNQEFEAASKESEDYSFGGNYELPEEPVTDEKIRASRPSRLRTTGYLVREIAETVVPAIIIALLIHVFLAQATRVYGQSMEPNLHTDMRLVVEKISYRLHGPDRGDIVVLRLRPGEELLIKRVIGLPGDEVAIHDGDVFINGEPLDEPYLNQETRGNLASRVVPPLHAFVMGDNRRASNDSRSFGPVHLDNIIGRAWFAYWPPDVVGSLD
- a CDS encoding polyribonucleotide nucleotidyltransferase, with the protein product MSIQEIQYTSRIGDHEIVVETGTLAQLAGGEVTISSGDSVLLATATASKKPREGIDFFPLSVDFEEKLYAAGRIPGSFFRREGRPSEGAILTARLTDRSLRPLFPKGMRNEVQVIITALSSDGENLLDVLAINGASCAMTISNVPWNGPVGAVRVGYIDGELVLNPTASEMKNSTMDLRVTGTEDAILMVESGSDEVPEELIVEALRFAHEGMQDIIQMQNRMRDDIGKAKFSFEVPESNTELFETVGSQVGSRMEEILTGGYLKEERGAKLGELRLELEETLGETYESSDIAKAFDSLVKLGVRELILSQGLRPDGRKSDEIRSISSAVGILPRTHGTGLFTRGETQVLTVATLGTPREAQDLDTLAPEDSKRYIHHYNFPPYSTGETWFMRGPKRREIGHGALAERALLPMIPPREEFPYTLRLVSESLSSNGSTSMASVCGSTLALMDAGVAIQAPVAGIAMGLISDQENGRYAILSDIQGMEDHLGDMDFKVAGTEHGITALQMDIKIAGLTTEVMAEALEQARLGRLYILGKMLETLPEARETMSPYAPRIITLKIDPEKIGKVIGPGGKMIRALQEEYEVKIDIDDDGLVYVAAPDGTKIQGAITQIEALTEEAEIGRVYTGTVVRTENYGAFVQILPGVDGMVHISQLADYRAPSVEDVVKVGDEVMVMVIDIDPSGKIKLSRQAVLEGWTAEEARQRDRKGSSRGRSRSSGGGYSDSGRGSQGDRRPRRR
- a CDS encoding ATP-binding protein, which codes for MARTEDLVISSDLDQLPRVLDFVREACRLAAMSNDDAFACELAADEACTNIMEHAYGSSGDGKIRIQCRCEEDRFFLIFRDRGEPFDPALVKEPNLGSDLMEREVGGLGLHFIRSLMDEISFEFNELEGNTLIMVKRLGPGT
- a CDS encoding GAF domain-containing protein — protein: MDPEPNQQNLYLAELSALTEAGLAILRSQLDIDGLCELVYEHVARVVDVQGFHLGLFEKENFDIKVWVQEGQRRSPVSFPLAENEGIIGWMRSSQQALLVRDFDSEMEGLPARPSYQAQKPPRSAMFVPLVAGDRVVGTMSVQHPNPNAYSDDDLEILGIIANQAASAIVNARLFETVQNRAEQLEAIGEVARTITAVLDLDELLTTVVELVRERFSYYHVQIFLVEDESHRAIFRASSGHNLNKLWLEQGRSQPFGEGIIGWVAETGQPLVSNDVTTEPRYIADDPRLLPGTQSELAVPLKIEDRVIGVLDVQSTALDAFGQDDLFVFDALANQVAVAVDAAWSYRAQQEEAWITTVLLQVAEAANQVETLDDVLGSVTRLVPMLTGVSSCAVWLKNEELDEPVLAAAHGFETPWQEVSESLRFDTSEDTEPFLVLLRQRGQSLELSIDDDFLLPRELRQALPGDKVVLLPLLAQNQQIGALMVSLDSQEVPIRLHGKRLAMLSGIANQAAAAIESVRLASAREEQAWISWALLEISRAIGNASSVEEMLDHVVRLTPLLSGIDRCAVLLWDPEAEEYWIANAYSGRGVSQPSVLEWRLKPGDFTALDMAIAERRLQRVDDPADSELVPSAWNDLVGSKTLMVLPLLVQDQVYGALMVDDIEVRHKMSEYRQDILAGISQQVALSLENFHLQKQEEERIRLGQELQVAQSIQASFLRQAIPVIQGYELAHTWQPANEVGGDFFDFIPLSDGRVGLLMADVADKGVPAALFMAISLTLLRISAHNYRSPKEMLDRANHLVHANNDADMFVTTWYGILDPEKHQIIYANAGHSLALHVRASDGDMRQLRPPGFPLGILESLESLQETATLAPGDLLVLYTDGVVDALDPDGDEFGQDRLEGVLFGHRHESAQQIVDAVVAAVRSHARGHPYTDDLTLAVLKHLEN
- the rpsO gene encoding 30S ribosomal protein S15, coding for MPLSTIEKNSITKEYQVHPSDTGSPEVQVALLTLRINQLIEHLKAHKHDEASRRGLLKLVGQRRRHLAYLSHKDQQRYRLLIERLGLRK